The Triticum urartu cultivar G1812 chromosome 5, Tu2.1, whole genome shotgun sequence genome contains the following window.
TTGAGCTTTTTTCCAACCTGAGAAGATATTTGTGCTAGCGGTTCATTTTTCCTTGCCTGGAAAAGGTTTAAAAGTTTTCACTTTTGCCTCTATTTGTGTTTTTGTTGAGCAAACCATCTAAATATAGTATTCACCTAGACATATTATCAGATCCAACAAACTGAAACAAAGACAAATGACAGCATATAGAGTAGCAGATATGCCCCTAAAGGATTTGTTCCTTATTACACCTTGTTTTGGGCCATTAACCAGTAAGCTACAATCCTCTATCATCTTCTAACAGTAAGCTAGCCACCTCATGGCAACAATCAATCACAAATATTTTAATTAATTAGACAAAGAATCATCTCAAATAATAGTATGACTAGCTAGCTACGGAGTAGTATATAAAGCAGCTATGCAGCGGCAGCAGTAAGAGCAGCTGTACCGTAGAGCAGGAGCAATACGCAGCAGCGGAGAGCAGCAACGGCAGTTGGAAGCAACAGAGCTTCAGCGACAGCAGTAGGGAGCGCGAACGACGAGCGTGAGGCTATGCGCAGGCGCAGGAGGCGGCGGTTAGCGCGCTAGGATCCGGCGAAACACACCAGAAACTAAGTCACACATGCATGCTACTAATCCACTGTCCTGTAGTTGTGTCAAACCAACCACCATCAGTATTCGGTAGTACTCAACAATGAAAGCAGAAAAATGTACTACCTCATCACCGATTTCACGCAGGTGCTTGATGAAGTTATGGAACCAGTTCTTGTACCCAGAGATGTAGCTGCAAACATGCATGGAAGACGCACGCAAAATTAGTTTAAATTGTGAGAGCATACAGGGAAACTCAGCTTAATCACCATCAGCAGTAACCATTAATAGAATAAAATGAATTATGTTGATGCAATTCGTAATTTCCGTTTCAAAAAGAATGCAATTCACAGTTTTCTTCACATCCAACAAAGAAGCAACTACAGAGTTTCCACTACAGATCAATCCTGGACTATAGACTGTAATTGTATAAGCAGTGCAGCAAAGAAGAATGGTTTTTGTTTTTCATCACTCTAATTCTATGCAGTACATTAGACATTCAGATGAACTTCGCCCACTCCAATTCTATGATCAAACTAAACCGCAGTATTGCAGAAAATTTATACACAAAAATTATGGGGTCATCGTACCATGACTAGGTAATCACAGCAATATATAGTGATTTTAGATGGGTGGAACGCAGGGGTGTGGAGTATATACAGTGACTAATAATAATCACGGGATCATCGTACCATGACTAATAATAATCACAACTGAAGTATATACAGTGATTTCAGAGGGGGGAACCCAAGGAGGCTATGGAGCGCGTGGATGGTGTTGGTACCTGGGCGTCGAGGAAGGAGCAGGCGGCCTCGAGGGCGAGCTCGAGGGCACGGAACTCGAAGGGGAGCTCGTCGCCCTCAGCGCActggaggaggcggcgctgcagcTCGGCGGCGTACTGGAAGACGTAGCTGTTGAAGGAGTTGAGGAGGAGCACCTCGTCAGCGGTGATGATGCAGCGGATTTGCTCGAGGTTGACGACGATGGCGCGCTCACAGCCGAGGACGGTGGAGGGGTAGACGAAGAGCGGGTCGAGGAGGCGGAGGTCGCGGGCGGGGAGCTCGCAGCGGCGCATCATGGTGGCCTTGTCGACCTCGAGCGTCTGCACGGCGCACCATGGCGGATCCAGCTGCGTGTGCCGCCGCCGTGCTTCTTGAGGTTGGGCACTTCAAGGCCGGCTGGGAAATCCCGTCATCGTGGTCGTTGCCGTAGGCGCCAGATGCAGCTCCGTCCAGTCGCACCTCCGAGCCGCGGAACGGAGTAGAAGAGGACGGGGCTCGCGGGATCCGCG
Protein-coding sequences here:
- the LOC125509764 gene encoding magnesium transporter MRS2-B-like produces the protein MMRRCELPARDLRLLDPLFVYPSTVLGCERAIVVNLEQIRCIITADEVLLLNSFNSYVFQYAAELQRRLLQCAEGDELPFEFRALELALEAACSFLDAQLHLWVQELVP